From a region of the Bacillota bacterium genome:
- a CDS encoding copper amine oxidase N-terminal domain-containing protein: MRRKFTMLVVLISVFMMLVPSQALAGDIDVLSIPVLSDDSVAELGTVFTQSPGAQLSVGDEGIIRLPSDFKFLRSKNEDEEMNTETVTVDGAVYAVDDWNTLTVDGTTWLCVPGTGDVDPHTGETGPGYFREGTEPFSISDSAPDYYPSVTALFNPLSGGQIITQSVKVGKPDTNNFEFPVTYNGDDSALFTNLGGGAYGFHTGLHVTKLDENEIKIEIVGYSPYPSKESYMFIHNGSVYVDEGYEGVIYAKVSAPSGSGITTGEIPIGRVSGGDVDIEVVDEDTFNDNGTVTFRITEDRPGALEVDDESVKLILPDGFLWDSSINGGDLTGDNGTGWKINNIYGSIDGEVVINDDELMVKVVDQDSSKDGNQGTNEETCIEIEATIEVVDETDAELGDIIAKVKGESDISVKELVVGKYGEFGVEVSVEDPESVYAGKTGQEIADITIEESIEGSLVDGRTITLTLPNWAIWGALPDQVEDGVELDLTSFPGKDGQVVKYTITNDDESAAELTFEDMEVLLSPDAEEGDLVVEISGSAGIDEEVVVAEVVKPITVEATVAPNIVIGRSAQDIAEITITEVDAGILNEDKNLILDLPKDIEWDDYDVEVVEGDLEIGDIDDDDNTLTIEIDDDSNDASTIKITGTVVAYRTVPEGAVDVKVKGDALIEVNDLDELESQYSAGSDYGAGDYYVIDGADGDEEVVKYDEDGLFEDNTTIAKVKVAAVGTPAPEDTMLTTSVTLGENGSYISDGRIMVQLRDAATALGVSEQNLLWDNATKTATFIKGDRAVQITVGKSEVVMNGTPLTTDKGAEIKDGRTYVSLRAAGIAFGAATAWDNTTKTATLTIK; encoded by the coding sequence TTGAGAAGAAAGTTTACTATGCTAGTAGTATTGATATCTGTTTTTATGATGTTAGTTCCATCCCAGGCTTTGGCCGGTGATATTGACGTACTAAGTATTCCGGTATTAAGTGATGATTCTGTTGCCGAACTAGGCACGGTTTTTACACAGAGCCCCGGTGCACAACTGTCAGTTGGTGACGAAGGCATCATACGGTTACCCAGTGACTTTAAATTTTTGAGAAGTAAAAACGAAGATGAAGAAATGAATACGGAAACAGTTACGGTTGATGGAGCTGTTTATGCGGTTGACGATTGGAATACACTCACCGTAGATGGTACTACTTGGCTATGTGTTCCGGGTACGGGTGATGTAGACCCACATACGGGTGAAACTGGTCCCGGTTATTTTCGAGAAGGAACTGAACCATTTAGTATTTCTGACTCTGCCCCGGATTATTATCCAAGTGTTACAGCATTATTTAATCCATTAAGCGGTGGTCAAATAATTACACAATCAGTAAAAGTTGGTAAACCGGATACAAATAATTTTGAGTTTCCTGTCACGTATAATGGAGATGACAGTGCGTTATTTACAAATTTGGGCGGTGGCGCATATGGGTTCCATACAGGACTTCACGTAACCAAACTTGATGAAAATGAAATTAAGATAGAAATAGTGGGTTATTCCCCGTACCCATCCAAAGAGTCGTATATGTTTATACACAACGGATCGGTTTATGTAGATGAAGGATATGAGGGTGTTATCTATGCGAAAGTCAGCGCCCCCAGTGGTAGCGGTATTACGACCGGTGAGATCCCCATCGGTCGTGTGAGCGGCGGAGATGTAGATATTGAAGTCGTCGATGAAGATACTTTTAATGATAACGGCACTGTGACTTTCCGGATCACCGAAGATAGACCCGGTGCACTTGAAGTGGATGATGAATCTGTCAAGCTTATACTTCCCGATGGCTTTCTCTGGGATAGCAGTATTAATGGCGGGGACTTAACAGGTGATAATGGAACCGGTTGGAAAATAAACAATATCTATGGCTCAATAGACGGCGAAGTTGTAATTAATGACGATGAGTTAATGGTAAAGGTTGTTGACCAAGATTCGAGCAAGGACGGGAATCAAGGTACAAACGAGGAAACTTGTATTGAGATTGAAGCTACCATCGAGGTTGTGGACGAAACCGATGCAGAACTGGGAGACATAATCGCCAAGGTAAAGGGCGAAAGTGATATCTCAGTTAAAGAACTAGTAGTAGGTAAATACGGCGAGTTCGGCGTTGAAGTAAGTGTAGAAGATCCTGAAAGTGTTTATGCCGGTAAGACCGGGCAGGAAATTGCTGACATAACCATTGAAGAAAGCATTGAGGGAAGTCTTGTGGATGGCCGCACCATTACCCTGACCCTGCCTAACTGGGCAATTTGGGGTGCTCTGCCGGACCAAGTTGAAGACGGTGTGGAATTAGATCTCACCAGCTTCCCGGGTAAAGACGGTCAAGTAGTAAAATATACCATTACAAATGACGATGAAAGTGCTGCAGAACTGACCTTTGAAGATATGGAAGTACTGCTTTCACCTGACGCTGAAGAAGGCGACTTGGTTGTTGAAATCAGTGGAAGTGCCGGTATTGACGAGGAAGTTGTAGTAGCGGAAGTTGTAAAACCGATAACAGTTGAAGCCACTGTAGCTCCTAACATTGTAATCGGCCGTTCCGCTCAGGACATAGCAGAGATTACCATTACTGAAGTTGATGCCGGGATTTTGAATGAAGACAAAAATCTGATTCTCGATCTGCCCAAAGACATAGAGTGGGATGACTATGATGTTGAAGTAGTAGAAGGCGATCTGGAAATTGGCGATATTGATGACGATGATAACACTTTGACCATTGAGATTGACGATGACAGCAACGACGCCAGCACCATTAAGATTACTGGAACCGTTGTAGCTTACAGGACCGTTCCTGAGGGCGCTGTAGATGTTAAGGTAAAAGGCGATGCCCTGATCGAAGTGAATGATCTTGATGAGCTTGAAAGTCAGTATTCTGCTGGCAGTGATTACGGTGCCGGTGATTATTATGTAATCGATGGTGCCGATGGTGACGAGGAAGTAGTTAAGTATGATGAAGACGGTCTCTTTGAAGATAACACTACCATAGCCAAGGTTAAAGTGGCAGCTGTAGGAACTCCTGCTCCGGAAGATACTATGCTGACCACCTCCGTAACCCTCGGTGAGAACGGCAGCTACATTTCTGACGGCCGGATCATGGTTCAACTGCGTGACGCTGCTACCGCACTGGGTGTAAGCGAACAGAACCTGCTCTGGGATAATGCCACCAAGACCGCTACTTTTATCAAGGGTGACCGTGCTGTTCAAATCACCGTTGGTAAGTCCGAGGTAGTTATGAACGGTACCCCGTTGACCACCGACAAGGGTGCGGAAATCAAGGACGGCAGGACTTATGTATCTCTGCGCGCAGCCGGTATAGCTTTCGGCGCCGCTACCGCTTGGGATAACACTACCAAGACCGCTACCTTGACTATAAAATAA
- a CDS encoding copper amine oxidase N-terminal domain-containing protein, which produces MFRSKKFSLLMALVFAFTVIMPVGAAFAADYDRLGAATSVDDDGTFSLNDVKAVFSAGELSKDDVMILRLPSGFEFRNADGSVMDNGDWASDSVSGDVYAYGAYDDGNYIATLITSGDEGFSAGDLSVEVLDDNEIKVKVENTPSLTDDSTMFIGLNNIYVDDGFDGDIELVMDAPSGSGFDDGKVIVGRVSGGEVDIEVTDDNTFNDHDSVTFRLSEDRAGAFDVDSESVKIILPDGFEWQSVDNVKSIFGTEIFDQTDIDITSDREEMVIDVGAKSVDAASLEIEATIEVVDETDAELGDIIAKVKGESDISVKELVVGKYGEFGVEVSVEDPETVYAGKTGQEIADITIDESIEGSLVDGRTITLTLPNNAIWGALPDVVEDGVELDLTSFPGKDGQVVKYTITNDDESAAELTFEDMEVLLSPDAEEGDLVVEISGSAGIDEEVVVAEVVKPVTVEATVAPNIVIGRSAQDIAEVTITEADAGILNEDKDLILDLPKDIEWDDYDVEVVEGDLEIGDIDDDDNTLIIEIEDDSNDASTIKITGTVVAYRTVPEGAVNAKVKGDALDEVNDLDELESQYSASNNYGTGDYYLIDGANGDEEVIKYDEDGLFEDNTTIAKVQVATVGTPAPEDTMLTTSIQLGENGSYISDGRIMVQLRDAATALGVSEQNLFWDNATKTATFLKGERAVQITVGEAQVVMNGTPLPTDKGAEVKDGRTYVSLRAAGVAFGATADWDNTTKTATLTVK; this is translated from the coding sequence TTGTTTAGAAGCAAAAAGTTTTCACTTTTAATGGCTCTAGTATTTGCTTTCACCGTGATTATGCCGGTGGGTGCAGCATTTGCAGCTGATTATGACAGGTTAGGAGCAGCTACATCGGTTGATGATGATGGCACATTTTCACTTAATGATGTAAAAGCTGTATTTTCAGCAGGCGAGCTTTCTAAAGATGACGTAATGATCCTTCGTTTACCTTCTGGTTTTGAATTTAGAAATGCAGATGGTAGCGTAATGGATAATGGTGACTGGGCAAGTGATAGTGTTAGTGGTGATGTCTATGCCTATGGTGCATATGATGATGGAAACTACATCGCAACACTAATAACTTCCGGGGATGAAGGATTTTCTGCTGGTGATTTGAGCGTAGAAGTTCTAGATGATAACGAAATTAAGGTTAAAGTAGAAAACACCCCCAGCTTAACAGATGATTCAACCATGTTCATCGGCCTTAACAACATCTATGTTGACGATGGCTTTGACGGTGACATTGAGCTGGTCATGGATGCACCAAGTGGTTCAGGATTTGATGATGGTAAAGTTATAGTGGGCCGTGTCAGCGGTGGAGAAGTTGACATTGAAGTAACGGACGATAACACTTTCAATGACCACGATTCTGTTACCTTTAGGCTTTCCGAAGATAGGGCTGGAGCTTTTGATGTAGATTCTGAATCTGTTAAGATTATTCTCCCTGACGGCTTTGAATGGCAGTCTGTGGATAATGTCAAGAGTATTTTTGGTACTGAAATTTTCGATCAAACCGATATTGATATTACCAGTGACCGTGAAGAAATGGTTATTGATGTTGGTGCTAAATCAGTCGATGCAGCCTCTCTCGAAATTGAAGCTACTATAGAAGTTGTGGACGAAACTGATGCTGAACTAGGAGACATTATCGCCAAGGTAAAGGGCGAAAGTGATATTTCAGTTAAAGAATTGGTTGTAGGTAAATACGGTGAGTTTGGCGTTGAAGTAAGTGTGGAAGATCCTGAAACTGTATATGCTGGTAAGACCGGGCAGGAAATTGCTGACATAACCATTGACGAAAGCATAGAAGGAAGTCTTGTAGATGGCCGTACAATTACTCTCACGCTACCTAACAATGCAATTTGGGGTGCTCTGCCGGACGTAGTTGAAGACGGTGTGGAATTAGATCTCACCAGCTTCCCCGGTAAAGACGGTCAAGTAGTTAAGTATACCATTACAAATGATGATGAAAGTGCTGCAGAACTGACCTTCGAAGATATGGAAGTACTACTTTCCCCTGATGCTGAAGAAGGAGATCTGGTTGTTGAAATCAGTGGAAGTGCCGGTATTGATGAGGAAGTTGTAGTAGCGGAAGTTGTAAAACCTGTAACAGTTGAAGCTACTGTAGCTCCCAATATCGTAATCGGACGTTCCGCTCAGGACATTGCAGAGGTTACTATTACCGAAGCCGATGCCGGTATTTTGAATGAAGATAAAGATCTTATTCTTGATCTGCCTAAAGACATCGAGTGGGATGACTATGATGTTGAAGTAGTGGAAGGCGATCTTGAAATTGGCGATATTGATGACGATGATAATACTTTGATCATTGAGATTGAAGATGACAGCAACGACGCCAGCACCATTAAAATTACTGGAACCGTTGTAGCTTACAGAACCGTTCCTGAGGGCGCTGTAAATGCTAAGGTGAAAGGCGACGCGCTGGACGAAGTGAATGATCTTGATGAGCTTGAGAGTCAGTATTCCGCTAGTAATAATTACGGCACCGGTGATTACTATTTAATTGACGGAGCCAATGGTGATGAAGAAGTAATTAAGTATGATGAAGACGGTTTATTCGAAGACAATACTACTATAGCCAAGGTTCAAGTAGCAACCGTAGGTACTCCCGCTCCGGAAGATACTATGCTGACCACTTCCATTCAGCTGGGTGAGAACGGCAGCTACATTTCAGACGGCCGGATTATGGTTCAATTACGTGACGCTGCTACCGCTCTGGGTGTAAGCGAACAGAACCTGTTCTGGGATAATGCTACCAAGACTGCTACCTTCTTGAAGGGTGAGCGCGCTGTTCAGATTACTGTTGGCGAAGCTCAGGTAGTAATGAACGGTACCCCGCTGCCTACTGACAAGGGTGCTGAAGTTAAGGATGGCAGGACTTACGTTTCCTTGCGTGCAGCCGGTGTGGCCTTTGGCGCAACCGCAGATTGGGATAACACTACCAAGACCGCTACCTTGACTGTTAAGTAA
- a CDS encoding copper amine oxidase, giving the protein MQQYFTGFIFFLTLFLCTSVTGVAFGADSVGLEIGSKWARVNGQQHELQVAPRVIKDKTFIPLRFIVEAFEAEVTWSNETKEIIVRGEDKIIIMGLGKTTATINGMLRDIDGALVIKDGNTLVPLRFLAETMRYKVNFMPETKEIHIEKLPPPLPPNKKPVADFTVNKEIVAQGETVTYEDKSHDPDGQKLVDRKWTGNKRAFFAPGEHEVTLRVKDSEGAWSETLTKVIKVTDEIKMDKFEYNLYNPVPGEPLDISHISVLDLKEIDPAVSMNREQVMVSNSPEIIREDGILYSDVLEGEHRLYYHHINGAKETKKVYLLAVNQGEKPVRLTVQKHGIAGPADPMAVGRAAAYRFMKYVPGESRFLELQPGEKVVLNKGLSDTVTPGNTVHGIFNINARDELQFIVLTVKDQKALDNYASLSTLPRDDNHIRGTFSRGNRFLSVNLRDNEPARLVVADGEDDSFLRGKDDRLVSKNKGNYGLIYRIKISSKHRVGVLFSPRGGVFAGAGEWDQQAFYLPNSGILKPKDGAMIGVVEAGKEKVLEFIPPAGSYLPVNLVFIPF; this is encoded by the coding sequence TTGCAACAATATTTTACCGGTTTTATATTTTTTCTCACTTTGTTCCTGTGTACTTCCGTCACTGGCGTTGCTTTTGGGGCGGATTCAGTAGGGTTGGAAATCGGTAGTAAATGGGCTCGGGTTAACGGGCAGCAGCATGAATTGCAAGTTGCCCCGCGTGTGATTAAAGATAAGACTTTTATACCCCTTCGCTTTATAGTTGAAGCTTTTGAAGCTGAAGTAACTTGGTCAAATGAGACCAAGGAGATTATCGTTCGGGGAGAAGACAAGATTATCATTATGGGACTGGGAAAGACAACGGCTACAATTAATGGAATGTTGCGGGACATTGACGGTGCGCTTGTAATTAAAGACGGTAATACGTTGGTTCCACTACGTTTTCTGGCAGAAACCATGAGGTATAAAGTTAATTTCATGCCGGAAACTAAAGAGATACATATTGAAAAGTTGCCGCCGCCTTTGCCTCCAAATAAAAAGCCGGTTGCAGATTTCACGGTAAACAAGGAAATAGTTGCTCAGGGAGAGACGGTAACATACGAGGACAAAAGCCATGATCCAGATGGGCAAAAGTTAGTGGACAGAAAATGGACAGGTAATAAAAGAGCCTTTTTTGCTCCCGGGGAACACGAGGTTACTCTCAGGGTAAAAGACAGTGAAGGGGCCTGGAGTGAAACCCTCACAAAGGTAATAAAGGTAACCGATGAGATTAAAATGGATAAGTTCGAGTATAACCTGTATAATCCTGTGCCGGGTGAACCCCTGGACATATCTCATATATCGGTTCTGGACCTGAAAGAAATTGATCCGGCTGTAAGTATGAATAGAGAGCAAGTAATGGTAAGTAACAGCCCTGAGATTATCCGAGAGGATGGTATCCTGTATAGTGACGTGTTGGAAGGGGAGCACCGTTTGTATTATCATCATATAAACGGTGCAAAGGAAACTAAGAAAGTGTACCTCCTTGCAGTTAATCAAGGGGAAAAGCCGGTACGCCTGACGGTACAAAAACATGGTATTGCCGGGCCTGCTGACCCCATGGCCGTGGGTAGGGCAGCAGCATATCGTTTTATGAAATATGTCCCGGGGGAGTCGAGATTTTTGGAATTGCAGCCCGGGGAAAAAGTGGTACTTAATAAGGGATTAAGCGATACTGTTACGCCTGGAAATACCGTTCACGGCATATTTAATATAAATGCTCGTGATGAACTGCAATTTATAGTGCTAACAGTAAAAGATCAGAAGGCCTTAGATAATTATGCAAGTCTTTCTACACTACCCAGGGATGATAATCATATCCGTGGTACTTTCTCCCGTGGTAACCGTTTCTTGTCGGTCAACCTTAGGGACAATGAACCGGCCCGATTAGTAGTGGCTGATGGTGAAGATGATTCTTTCTTGCGTGGAAAAGATGATCGGCTGGTGAGTAAGAATAAGGGCAATTACGGTTTAATCTATAGAATAAAAATTAGTTCCAAGCACCGTGTCGGAGTATTATTTTCACCTCGAGGGGGCGTATTTGCCGGGGCCGGTGAGTGGGATCAGCAGGCCTTTTACTTACCGAACAGTGGTATTTTAAAACCCAAGGATGGTGCCATGATTGGTGTGGTTGAAGCCGGGAAGGAAAAGGTTCTTGAATTTATCCCACCGGCAGGGTCGTATTTGCCTGTGAATTTAGTGTTCATACCTTTCTAG
- a CDS encoding TolC family protein produces the protein MRRIIIGFITFFFVMLWSTGVVVAKEPATPELALQEAVERALGLSKTLKIADTQKDKAWEQRSESQDAVNYTPVGMVNPEIESAYATLLQSELNYQTKRKSYLKLQDDIKEEVVDKYYSVSSASVALDDAQKAFAQAEWEKRTSQLKLNEGTVAPVAMTAKNAAYEGAQGTLIEAQQNLNKAYVELNALVGFWPEDRPQLATDIEYTPIDVVSLNSEVNRAVNKSTDVWSALQKITIERQDLRMTLQPYEIEKMEVEIAELNANQAKDELEKEFLLLYHDIVSLEGGIKAAQENISAAKEALRVAQVQFDVGMAIKGDLLEKEADLIAVESKLAGLKNKHGSAMAAYRNLTGRDVLPSMFGEGKVEEL, from the coding sequence GTGCGCAGGATAATAATCGGGTTCATAACATTTTTTTTTGTAATGTTATGGTCAACAGGAGTTGTTGTTGCTAAAGAGCCTGCTACTCCCGAGTTGGCTTTGCAGGAAGCAGTGGAGCGCGCTTTGGGGCTTAGCAAAACCCTAAAAATAGCAGACACACAAAAGGACAAGGCATGGGAACAGCGTTCAGAATCACAGGATGCAGTGAATTACACACCAGTTGGTATGGTTAATCCGGAAATCGAAAGTGCTTATGCGACATTGCTGCAGTCAGAATTAAATTACCAGACTAAGCGGAAAAGCTACCTGAAACTTCAGGATGACATTAAGGAAGAGGTAGTAGACAAGTATTACTCAGTCAGCAGCGCTTCAGTGGCCTTGGACGACGCGCAAAAGGCTTTTGCGCAGGCTGAGTGGGAGAAGCGAACTTCTCAACTGAAGCTTAATGAGGGGACTGTGGCCCCAGTCGCCATGACGGCTAAAAATGCGGCATACGAAGGGGCCCAGGGAACTCTTATAGAGGCTCAACAAAACTTAAACAAAGCGTATGTGGAACTTAATGCTTTAGTAGGTTTCTGGCCGGAGGACAGGCCACAGTTGGCAACTGATATTGAATATACTCCTATTGATGTTGTTAGTTTGAATTCGGAGGTCAATCGTGCGGTAAATAAAAGCACGGATGTTTGGTCGGCTTTACAAAAAATCACCATAGAGCGCCAGGACCTGCGGATGACTCTCCAGCCTTATGAAATTGAAAAAATGGAAGTAGAAATTGCCGAGCTTAATGCTAACCAAGCAAAGGACGAGCTGGAAAAAGAGTTCCTTCTTTTGTACCATGACATAGTGTCTTTGGAGGGAGGCATCAAGGCGGCCCAAGAGAATATTAGCGCTGCGAAAGAAGCTTTGCGAGTGGCCCAGGTACAATTTGATGTAGGCATGGCTATAAAGGGCGACTTGCTTGAAAAGGAAGCCGACTTGATAGCTGTAGAAAGTAAGCTGGCTGGGCTAAAAAACAAGCACGGTTCGGCAATGGCCGCTTACCGCAATTTGACCGGTCGGGATGTTCTGCCTTCAATGTTTGGGGAAGGAAAGGTTGAAGAGTTGTAA